One window from the genome of Alnus glutinosa chromosome 13, dhAlnGlut1.1, whole genome shotgun sequence encodes:
- the LOC133853983 gene encoding uncharacterized protein LOC133853983: MARSLFQKMLLIEFDSDEELEIIAKLVMEEERSTLHSPKRRRTFIMRDRLQAGKDLFRDYFAERPLYPHKYFRRRFRMSRLLFCRIQNAVEAHDVYFVQRRDGSKRLGFSSLQKITAALRMLAYGVTADFMDEYLKIGEPTALESLKKFVKAVISIFSEEYLRSPNNQDIARLLAKGEKRGFPGMLGSIDCMHWKWKNCPTSWQGMYSGHIHEPTIILEAVASYDLWIWHAFFGLPGSHNDINVLDRSFLFSDLAQGRAPLVNYTINDHNYTMGYYLADGIYPQWATFVKTISSPQGNRRKHFAAA; this comes from the coding sequence ATGGCTCGctctctttttcaaaaaatgctTCTTATTGAATTTGACTCTGATGAAGAGTTAGAGATAATTGCAAAACTTGTTATGGAAGAAGAAAGATCAACATTACATAGTCCTAAACGACGTCGCACATTCATCATGCGTGATCGCTTGCAAGCCGGGAAAGATCTTTTTCGCGACTATTTTGCTGAACGGCCATTATATCCTCACAAATATTTTCGAAGGAGGTTTCGGATGAGTCGTCTTCTATTTTGCCGTATTCAAAATGCGGTTGAAGCTCACGATGTTTATTTTGTCCAACGAAGAGATGGTTCCAAAAGACTCGGTTTTTCTTCCCTTCAGAAAATTACTGCGGCACTTAGGATGCTTGCATATGGTGTTACCGCTGATTTTATGGACGAATACTTGAAGATTGGAGAACCCACTGCATTAGAGAgtctaaaaaaatttgttaaagcggtgatttcaattttttcagaaGAATACTTAAGGTCACCTAACAATCAAGACATCGCTAGATTGTTAGCGAAAGGTGAAAAGCGTGGATTTCCAGGCATGTTGGGGAGCATTGATTGCATGCACTGGAAATGGAAGAATTGTCCAACTTCGTGGCAAGGTATGTATTCTGGTCATATCCATGAACCAACTATTATTTTAGAAGCAGTGGCTTCATATGATCTTTGGATATGGCATGCTTTTTTTGGGTTACCCGGTTCTCATAATGATATAAACGTGCTAGAtagatcttttttattttctgaccTTGCTCAAGGACGTGCTCCTCTTGTCAACTACACAATTAATGATCATAATTATACAATGGGATACTACCTCGCTGATGGCATATATCCGCAATGGGCAACATTTGTAAAAACAATTTCATCTCCCCAAGGGAATAGGAGAAAACACTTTGCTGCAGCCTAA